Proteins encoded together in one Pectinophora gossypiella chromosome 20, ilPecGoss1.1, whole genome shotgun sequence window:
- the LOC126376096 gene encoding protein unc-45 homolog B, whose protein sequence is MGVVNEEAETYKNKGNEAFKAENFEEAISLYSKAISLSDKDSRDAATYLKNRAAAYLKIKDYDKAIKDCDDALAIVPEDPKALFRRAQALETLERFEEAYRDAKTIFTVDPTNKAVQPVLARLHAIVQERARQSAQTGNKVEQMFKLAFKLEEDQDKREKAMANLLVLAKENNGADIMLKNGVVHKIQQLLKVEKNTDIYCNAVRIISQLCKRNVNRTKEILKVVGIPWILEILDSDIEERVNTAQYCLQVILNTFSGMDTSQKDSKPDPKLCEQYKSELDTLLTCLTYSITNRVISGKARDAIMELIMRNCHYSAINWAERFVEIKGLQRLLEVCSELEEYKYESAMNITPSSSTVAAACLAKIYENMYYDEAKQIFNNHVDEFIKDKLLTPDLESKVRVTVAITSLLRGPLDVGNYVISKEGIMEMILVMAQTEDPLQQRVACECLIAAASKKDKARAIIDKGVDILKKLYQCKDDAVRVRALVGLCKLGSFGGDDASIRPFAEGSTKKLAEACRKFLINPSKDKDLRKWAAEGLSYLTLDADVKEKLVEDKPALQSLIELAKTGDQSCLYGVVTTLVNLCNAYEKQEMLPEMLELAKFAKHHIPEQHELDDPDFVNKRLTVLAKAGVTSGLVALSKTESHNSRELIARVFNAICSIQELRGIVVQQGGAKVLIPMALEGTTNGKKQAAQALARIGITINPEVAFPGQRNLEVVRPLIALLHPECTALENFEALMALCNLAGMNETTRNRILKEGGLLKIEQYLYEDHLMLQRAATQCICNLVQSEEVIKIFEGNNDRTKFLYLLCQEEDMDTVMAASGALCVLTSASKVCCKKLLDVEPWVETLRCLLANPNKEIQYRGTYILYNIVKDDKDMAARVFETDVMEILMALTKLDDPEQKKAKDLAQKCLNAAEELGVIRKPDQSTVVDPFKETDKHSDEEEVA, encoded by the coding sequence TGGGTGTTGTTAACGAAGAAGCTGAAACCTACAAAAATAAAGGTAACGAGGCGTTCAAAGCCGAAAATTTTGAAGAGGCTATATCACTCTATAGTAAGGCTATCAGTTTATCCGACAAAGATAGCCGAGATGCCGCTACGTACCTTAAAAATCGTGCTGCCGCATATCTTAAAATCAAGGACTATGATAAAGCGATAAAGGACTGTGATGACGCTTTGGCGATTGTTCCTGAAGATCCAAAAGCACTATTTCGTCGAGCACAAGCCCTGGAAACATTGGAACGGTTTGAGGAAGCCTACAGGGACGCCAAGACCATATTCACAGTGGATCCAACCAACAAGGCTGTGCAACCGGTGCTGGCGCGTCTACACGCTATAGTGCAAGAGAGAGCACGTCAAAGCGCGCAAACTGGCAACAAAGTAGAACAGATGTTCAAATTAGCTTTCAAGTTAGAAGAGGACCAGGATAAACGTGAGAAGGCAATGGCGAATCTACTAGTTCTTGCTAAGGAGAATAATGGTGCAGATATAATGCTTAAAAATGGTGTTGTTCACAAGATTCAACAATTACTAAAAGTGGAGAAAAACACAGACATATACTGCAATGCTGTTCGAATCATAAGTCAACTTTGCAAGAGGAATGTAAACAGAACAAAGGAGATTCTCAAAGTGGTTGGTATTCCATGGATTTTGGAAATCCTTGACAGTGATATTGAAGAGAGAGTGAATACAGCTCAGTATTGTCTTCAAGTGATATTGAATACATTCTCTGGCATGGACACTAGTCAAAAGGATTCTAAACCTGACCCAAAACTGTGTGAACAATATAAAAGTGAACTTGATACACTTCTCACTTGTTTAACTTACTCCATCACCAACAGAGTTATCTCAGGTAAGGCAAGAGATGCAATCATGGAATTAATTATGAGAAATTGCCATTATTCTGCAATCAACTGGGCGGAGCGATTTGTAGAAATTAAAGGACTGCAAAGACTTCTTGAAGTATGTAGTGAGCTAGAGGAATACAAGTATGAATCTGCCATGAATATCACTCCTTCATCAAGTACTGTTGCTGCTGCCTGTTTAGCAAAAATTTATGAGAACATGTACTATGATGAGGCAAAGCAAATTTTCAACAACCATGTAGATGAGTTCATCAAGGACAAATTGCTAACTCCTGACCTTGAATCTAAAGTTAGAGTCACAGTGGCCATTACTTCCTTGCTGAGAGGTCCTCTTGATGTTGGAAATTATGTGATCTCTAAAGAAGGCATTATGGAGATGATATTGGTGATGGCACAGACTGAAGATCCCCTGCAGCAGCGAGTTGCCTGTGAGTGTTTAATTGCCGCTGCATCTAAGAAAGATAAAGCCAGAGCCATCATAGACAAAGGAGTAGACATTTTGAAAAAGCTATACCAATGCAAGGATGATGCTGTCAGAGTAAGAGCTTTAGTAGGTCTCTGCAAATTAGGCAGCTTTGGAGGAGATGATGCTTCCATTAGGCCTTTTGCTGAAGGGTCTACTAAGAAATTGGCTGAGGCTTGCAGAAAATTCCTTATCAACCCATCTAAGGACAAAGACTTGCGAAAATGGGCTGCTGAAGGTCTCTCCTACCTTACACTAGATGCTGATGTGAAAGAGAAGCTTGTTGAGGACAAACCTGCTTTACAATCTCTCATTGAGTTGGCTAAAACAGGGGATCAGTCCTGTTTGTATGGTGTAGTGACCACTCTTGTCAACTTGTGTAATGCATATGAAAAACAAGAAATGTTACCTGAAATGTTAGAGTTGGCAAAGTTTGCCAAGCATCATATACCAGAGCAGCATGAATTGGATGATCCAGATTTTGTAAACAAGAGATTAACAGTACTGGCTAAAGCTGGAGTTACATCAGGTTTGGTTGCTTTATCGAAAACTGAAAGTCACAATTCCAGGGAACTGATTGCAagagtatttaatgccatttgcagtaTACAGGAGTTGAGGGGAATTGTCGTACAACAGGGTGGTGCAAAAGTATTAATACCAATGGCATTAGAAGGCACTACAAATGGAAAGAAACAAGCTGCACAAGCTTTAGCTAGGATTGGTATAACCATTAATCCAGAAGTAGCTTTCCCTGGTCAGAGAAATTTAGAAGTTGTAAGACCTCTGATTGCTTTACTACATCCTGAATGTACAGCACTGGAGAATTTCGAAGCTCTCATGGCACTTTGCAACTTGGCTGGGATGAATGAGACTACCAGAAATAGAATACTAAAAGAAGGAGGTTTGTTGAAGATTGAACAGTACCTCTATGAGGATCACTTGATGTTACAAAGAGCAGCAACACAGTGTATCTGTAATTTGGTGCAATCTGAGGAAGTCATAAAGATTTTTGAGGGTAATAATGACAGAACAAAATTTTTGTACCTATTGTGTCAAGAAGAAGACATGGATACTGTGATGGCAGCTTCAGGTGCTTTGtgtgtccttacttcggccagCAAAGTATGTTGCAAGAAATTACTGGATGTTGAACCTTGGGTGGAGACACTCAGATGCCTGCTTGCCAACCCtaacaaagaaatacaatatAGGGGCACTTATATCCTCTATAATATTGTTAAAGATGACAAAGACATGGCTGCAAGGGTGTTTGAAACTGATGTGATGGAAATTTTGATGGCTCTAACGAAACTGGATGATCCTGAGCAAAAGAAAGCCAAAGATTTGGCCCAAAAGTGTCTAAATGCTGCAGAGGAATTAGGAGTAATCAGAAAGCCTGATCAGAGTACTGTAGTTGATCCCTTTAAAGAAACTGACAAACATAGTGATGAGGAAGAAGTTGCCTAG